In Mycobacterium sp. Aquia_213, the sequence GCGTGCCCGGGTCGCGCTGTCCGCCGCCGATCGCATGCACCAGCGCGCCGACCTTGGTCGGGATCGCGACCAGCGCCTTGCCCACCTCGGCCGTCAGTTCGCCGGTGAAGGCGAAGGTGGCGGGGATGGCGCCGAGCACGCCGTAGTGCGTGGGCGTGACCTTGACGGCACCGACGCCCATCGCGCCGACCGTTGAGGGTGCGGGCTTTCCGTCCTGCCCCTTGCCTCCGGTGGTCAAGTAGCGCTGCGTTTGGGTGATGTCGACGTAGGCGGTGATCGGGGTGCCGCCACGTTCGACGACGACCGGCACGGTGCCGTGCAGCTTGCGGATCGCGGCGGCCATGTCGTCGAAGGTGGACACCGAGGTGTCACCGACCTTGACGACAACGTCGCCCGGGCGGATGCCGGCCAGCGCGGCCGGACCGGCGCCGGTGCAGTCACCGAGCTTGCCAGGCGCGACTTCTGGTGCGATACAAGCGGTTTCGCCAACGATCGCCCGGGTGGGCGGGTGCAGGTTGGGCAGTCCCCAGATCAGCGCGATCACGTAGATCAGGGCCAGGCAGATGATGAAGTTCATGCCCGGGCCGGCGAACAGCACCGCCACCCTCTTCCAGGTCTTCTGCTTGTACATGGCCCGGTCGGTCTCGTCGGGCGCGAGCTCCTCGACCGGGGTCATCCCGGCGATGTCGCAGAAGCCGCCCAGCGGCACGGCCTTGACGCCGTACTCGGTCTCGCCGCGCCGCGTCGACCACAGCGTGGGGCCGAAGCCGACGAAATAGCGGCGCACCTTCATGCCGGTGGCACGGGCGACCCACATGTGGCCGCACTCGTGCAGGGCCACCGAGATCAGGATGGCCAGCGCGAACAGCACAATGCCGATTGCGAACATCATCAGGCGCTAGGACCTTTCTAAGACCATTCCCGAGGCCCTTTTGGAGACTCCCGCGGGGCTTGTAGTTGCGATTGCGCGCTGCGCTCGCTCCCGCGCCCAGCGCTGCGCGTCCAGTACCTCATCCACGGTAGCGGGTAAAACGGCCCATTGGTCGGCGGCGCTCAGCACGTCGGCGATTGTTCTGACGATGGCCGGAAAGCCGATGCGGCCGTCCAGGAAGGCCGCCGCGGCCTCTTCGTTGGCGGCGTTGTACACCGCGGTCATGCAGCCGCCGGTCTCGCCGGCCTGCCGGGCCAGCTCGACGGCCGGGAACACGTCGCTGTCCAGCGGCTCGAATTCCCAGGTAGAGGCGGTGGTGAAGTCGCAGTACGCGGCCGCCCCGGGCACCCGCCGCGGCCAGCCCAGCGCCAGCGAGATGGGCAGCTTCATGTCCGGCGGGCTGGCCTGGGCGATCGTCGAGCCATCGATGAACGTGACCATTGAATGAACAATCGACTGAGGGTGCACCACGACCTCGATGCGGTCGTAGGGAACGCCGAACAGCAGGTGGGTTTCGATGAGTTCGAGGCCCTTGTTCACCAGCGACGCCGAGTTCAGCGTGTTCATCGGGCCCATTGACCAGGTCGGATGGGCACCGGCCTGCTCGGGGGTGACGGCCTCCAGGTCGGCGGCCGCCCAGCCGCGAAACGGTCCACCCGAGGCGGTCAGCACCAGCTTGGCGACCTCGTCGGGAGCGCCGCCACGCAGGCACTGGGCCAGCGCGGAGTGCTCGGAATCCACGGGCACGATCTGCCCCGGGCGCGCCGCCTTCAGAACCAGCGGACCGCCGGCGATCAGCGATTCCTTGTTGGCCAGCGCCAGCCGGGCGCCCGAGCGCAGTGCCGCCAGGGTCGGTCGCAGGCCCAGCGCCCCGACCAGGGCATTGAGCACGACGTCGGCCTCGGTCTCCTCGACCAGCCGGGTGACCGCGTCGGGCCCGTGCCACCGGACATCACCGAGCGCCGCGGCGGCGCGCTCGTCTGCGACGGCGATGTTGGTCACCCCGGTTTCGGTGCGCTGACGGGCCAACGTGTCCGGGTTTGCCCCGCCGGCCGCCAGCCCGACCACCTCGAAGCGATCCAGGTTGGCGGCGATGACCTCCAGCGCCTGGGTGCCGATGGAGCCGGTGCTGCCCAACACCAGCACACGGATCGGACCGTCGTGCGTTGCGGTGGTCGGGGTGCTCACCCACTCATTGTGCCGCTCGGTGCTCCCTCGAGGCATTACCCCGTCGAGTTTTCGCCCGACATGCAAAGCAAGCGATTGTCGGACCCATCCGTGACGTGCGTCACTCCGAATCACTTCTGTTAACCGGGAGGACGGCGATAAGGCCGTGTTGAGCAAAGGAAGCAATAGTCACATGATCAACGTGCAGTCCAAGGCAGTTGCGACGGCGAGCCTCGCAGCTATTGCGATCGTGGGTTTCTCGGGGTGTTCGAGTAACAAACCCGCGGCCCAGAGTTCGACCAGCGCGACAGCTACCAGCAGCATGGCGATGTCCGCCACCACGTCGGCAACAGCGGACCCCGCCGCGGACCTCATCGGGCCGGGGTGCTCGGCTTACGCGGCGCAAAACCCCTCGGGTCCGGGTTCGGTGGCCGGGATGTCGCAGGATCCGGTCGCGACGGCGGCGTCGAACAACCCGATGCTGACCACATTTACGTCCGCGTTGTCGGGCAAGCTGAACCCGGGCGTGAACCTCGTCGACACCCTGAACAACGGGCAGTACACGGTGTTCGCCCCGACTGACGCCGCATTCGGCAAACTTCCGCCGGCCACGGTCGACAAGCTCAAGACGGACGCTCCGCTTCTCAAGAGCATCCTGACCTACCACGTGGTGCAGGGTCAGTTGAGTCCGGCCAAAGTCGACGGCACCCACGCGACCCTGCAGGGCGCCAACTCGACGGTGACGGGTCAAGGAAACGATCTCAAGGTCAACGACGCGGGCGTGGTGTGCGGCGGGGTGCACACCGCGAACGCGACGGTGTACCTGATCGACACGGTGCTGATGCCGCCGGCCTAGTACCGTTCGCCGAACACAAGGTAGGGCAGCCCGCCGAGCGGGTTGCCCTACCTTGTCGTCTACCCGGGTCACGGTACCGAAACTCGTTGCCGCCCTTACCAATCCATGACCACAGCGGCGACGAATACCAACCATGTTGACCCTTGCTTTGGTCGGCTTCCTCGGAGGCCTGATCACCGGTATCTCACCCTGCATCCTGCCGGTGTTGCCGGTGATATTTTTCTCGGGCACCCAGCGCGGCGGCGCGGTGACGTCACCGGAATCCGAAGGTGCCGTGGCGGTTCGGCCGAAACGCGACCTCTCCGAGACCCTGCGGCCGTACCGGGTGATCGGCGGTCTGGTGCTCAGCTTCAGCGTGGTGACCCTGCTCGGCTCGGCACTGCTGTCGCTGCTGCACCTACCGCAGGACGCCATCCGCTGGATCGCGCTGGTGGCGCTGGTAGCGATCGGCATCGGTCTCATCTTTCCCAGGTTTGAGCAGCTGCTCGAGCGACCGTTCGCCCGCATCCCCCAAAAGCAAATCGCCAACCGCAGCAATGGTTTCGGGCTCGGTCTTGCGCTGGGCGTGCTTTACGTCCCCTGCGCGGGACCCGTCCTCGCCGCCATCGTCGTGGCCGGGGCCACCTCAACCATCAGCGCCGGCCTCGTCGTGCTGACCGGCGCGTTCGCGGTCGGCGCCGCGCTGCCGCTCCTGTTCTTCGCGTTGGCCGGCCAACGGGTGGCCCAGCGTGTCAAGGCTTTTCGGAGCCGACAGCGCGAGATCCGGATCGCCGCGGGAATCGTCACGATCCTGCTCGCGGTCGCGCTGGTGTTCGACCTGCCC encodes:
- a CDS encoding M50 family metallopeptidase codes for the protein MMFAIGIVLFALAILISVALHECGHMWVARATGMKVRRYFVGFGPTLWSTRRGETEYGVKAVPLGGFCDIAGMTPVEELAPDETDRAMYKQKTWKRVAVLFAGPGMNFIICLALIYVIALIWGLPNLHPPTRAIVGETACIAPEVAPGKLGDCTGAGPAALAGIRPGDVVVKVGDTSVSTFDDMAAAIRKLHGTVPVVVERGGTPITAYVDITQTQRYLTTGGKGQDGKPAPSTVGAMGVGAVKVTPTHYGVLGAIPATFAFTGELTAEVGKALVAIPTKVGALVHAIGGGQRDPGTPMSVVGASIIGGDTVDHGLWVAFWFFLAQLNLILGAINLLPLLPFDGGHIAVAVFEKIRNLIRSARGMVAAAPVNYLKLMPATYVVLVFVVGYMLLTVTADLVNPIRLFQ
- the dxr gene encoding 1-deoxy-D-xylulose-5-phosphate reductoisomerase — protein: MPRGSTERHNEWVSTPTTATHDGPIRVLVLGSTGSIGTQALEVIAANLDRFEVVGLAAGGANPDTLARQRTETGVTNIAVADERAAAALGDVRWHGPDAVTRLVEETEADVVLNALVGALGLRPTLAALRSGARLALANKESLIAGGPLVLKAARPGQIVPVDSEHSALAQCLRGGAPDEVAKLVLTASGGPFRGWAAADLEAVTPEQAGAHPTWSMGPMNTLNSASLVNKGLELIETHLLFGVPYDRIEVVVHPQSIVHSMVTFIDGSTIAQASPPDMKLPISLALGWPRRVPGAAAYCDFTTASTWEFEPLDSDVFPAVELARQAGETGGCMTAVYNAANEEAAAAFLDGRIGFPAIVRTIADVLSAADQWAVLPATVDEVLDAQRWARERAQRAIATTSPAGVSKRASGMVLERS
- a CDS encoding fasciclin domain-containing protein — protein: MAMSATTSATADPAADLIGPGCSAYAAQNPSGPGSVAGMSQDPVATAASNNPMLTTFTSALSGKLNPGVNLVDTLNNGQYTVFAPTDAAFGKLPPATVDKLKTDAPLLKSILTYHVVQGQLSPAKVDGTHATLQGANSTVTGQGNDLKVNDAGVVCGGVHTANATVYLIDTVLMPPA